A region of the Paramormyrops kingsleyae isolate MSU_618 chromosome 6, PKINGS_0.4, whole genome shotgun sequence genome:
CAGTATCACGCTTCAGGGCGAGACGGATCCGGCAGAAGTGAAACTTCTTCGCGGTGGAAAAAACAGACGAGGAAAAGTGTGATAATTCCTCAGTTCGTTAATCTTCCATAACGTATCTAATAAGAGTGTTGCGGTGAGTCATGAGAAACCGAAATCAACGACATACGTGACTTCGTCGTCCACTGACCAACAGTTAAACCAAGGAAGAAAAATCCAGAGGACTTTGATCTCAAGATCGATATGTGTAAGAGTAGTATGCTGTAGGACTAGCATTGGATCATGCATATTACTGGCATCATTTATCTAATGCATTTACTGTATTTACTATTATATATTCACTGGTAAAACGGCATATTTGAATGTATTAATGCTTATTAATTCGGTTGTACAAAAAAGTTAGGGGTGTGGCTTGGAGGAAATACTAAAGTTAACATTAATattgtgatttttaaatgatACATCTGGAATGCCAAGCAGACTAATTCCATGAGCGTAAACTTGGACAGAGATTATCTTTCGGGAGCCTCCGTGTTTTTAGGACGAGTCGTCACCTGCCGCACGTTGATTGCAGGGCAGCATGTCTGCGGTGAAGCTAACTGACGGATGCACATCGCTGGAAGGCGGTGGGGAGCCGCTGTTTTACCGGCAGGCGGAGCCCCCCGGGCCTGCCTGCCGAATGACCGTCCTCCTGCTGCACGGAATCCGCTTCTCATCACAGAACTGGCTCAGCATCGGCACCCTGGAGGTCATCGCTAAAGCTGGCTTCCGCGCAGTTGCTATCGATCTGCCCGGTACTCCTGTTGTTTGTTTTAGGGGTGTTTACTTGCCAAATATGCAGTTACAGCGCACATGATATTACAAGATTTTCTTACACCAGTATTTATATACAGGTAGGGTGAGTATTGTGAAAATGGAACTGGCAAAATGGTACAATTAAGCCCCATAAAATTaatattgattttttcttttatatattGTGTTCAAGGGGGCATTGATGTACTGTATTTAGAATGGTATCAAGTAGAGATTCAAGACGTAGAGATGATTTTTCCAGATCACAAATTATCAGAAAATGTACCATTTTAACAAAACTCATCCTAGCAACAATATTAGCTTCTTTAATGACCTGACAGTTTTTTATTCTCTAATGGTGTCATTTTTCTGTTCTTCCCCTCTGAGGTTTTGGAAACTCCAAAGCAGCCACTCCTCCAGCGGCTGTTGGGGAACTGGCCCCAGGGAGCTTTCTGAAGCAGGTGGTGGAGGCCCTGCAGCTGGGTCCGGTGGTGGTGGTCAGCCCCTCCCTGAGTGGCATGTACTCCCTGCCCTTCCTATTCCAGCACGGCCCACTTCTTGGGGCCTACATTCCTATTGCACCCATCTGCACGGAGAAGTTCACTGCTGAACAGTACCAGAGTGTGCAGGTTTGGCTCTTTGTGTTCTCTTAAGGGTCACACACATAAGGGTGACGAGCCTGATTTTGTACATAAGTTTCAAGCCACTGCCAgatttacataagaacataagaaatttacaaacgagaggaggccattcagcccatcaagctcgttttgACCACAAAATGCCTCCATTAAGCAAAGTTGAGGTCATTTTGCCTTTGCAGTGCAACTTGGCAGTGGGTGGATTTTTACAATTAGTGGTATAATGCAGCCACCATCGTGACTCCTGACTATATTTTGCAAATATAAACTACAGGATTAATTAACTATTGGCAGGGCTGGAAATGAAGCTTGCCCAGTCGACTGAGACAGGCAATTAGGTGAAGGTCAAGTACAAAAAAGTCAAACACCCACTTGCAGGCTAGTTAGTTTACTGCATTTTCACTGAAATAACCCAGTTGACTAGTCTCAAAAattttcaagtcccacccctgATTATTGGCACCTGTCATCATTAATTCATGTTCAGTTTGTTGATGGCTGCTGATTACAAGTAAAGTTGAAAGTAGTTACACAACTGTATTTATCTATAATGAAAAAGAAACATATGCACACCTTAATTTGAAgataacattttatattttagaaATACAGGGAATGGAAATGTGTATTTGGCCTTGTATTCTAGTATTGGCTATGTAAAAACCCATGAGTCTGAACATAACTATGTTGGTAAAAAACACTACATTGATTGCTTTCAATTGAACATAAACCTTGTTATGCAGTTGATCTTGCTTTGGCTCTCTCTCTACGTATCATATCAGAGCTTCACTGTATTATTGATTTTGGGAATCATCTTTAATCTTGGCACCAATCCACTCTGTTACAGACACCTACTTTGATTGTCTATGGAGATCAGGACACACAGCTGGGTGAGGTGTCCCTGAACAACCTGAAGAAGTTGGCTAACCACAAGGTAGTGGTGATGGAAGGGGCAGGACACCCCTGTTACCTTGACAAACCTGTAGAGTGGCACAAGATACTCTTGGACTTTTTGCATACTCTAGACAGTTTAGATCATTCACCAGTGAAATAGTTCTCATGATTGAATTCATGAAAGAAGTACCCCATCTATCTGACTGGTAAATTCTTCTAAAAGTATACTATCTTTCAGTGAATAAAAAGAGTTTGTAGATTCGTATTTTTGTaatcattttgtttaaaaatccATGTGATTTTTATGATTGGCACACTAATGAAATCTGACATGTCTCTATGATACCAAGGTGTCTCTGTTCTGAAGGTGAACTAAAAcactttaataaaacattaatattaaaattgcaTGCTTAGTTTTTTTCTAATTATGAAATCAAACAATGCTTGTTGTCCATGGCGTCTGTAACCTGCTCTCTGATGCCCTGAATAATGAAAGACATTGTCATCATTCTGGAGAAGCCACTTGTGCCCCTGTCAAATCCGCGCTTAGAATATGCCCAGTGAACATGTAACCAGCTCAAGATCTTCTGgatcttatttaaaatgtattttttaacatTGTTCCCACTAAGACCAACGGCTTTTGTTCCTGTCATCTTGTTTCATTGGTGGTTTTTCATTGACACAGCTgcaaacagtaaaaaaaaaaaataaatcatcgTTACATCATCAACATTGTGCCACAGTTAAAAAGGGACAAAAAAACTATATGAAACACACCTCCAGACACAGGTGAAGTGAAAAATATGAACATTATTTAATAACTGATTCTCTGTAATAAacaatttgaaaatattttacaaGGAGTCACAGACACAATATTTTACAaatttttcatctttttttgtttcttctgTACAAAAGAATGGAGCGACATGAAACAAAGCTTCTTGGACAAAAGGAGCTGAATCTTTCTCGCAAACATTGTCACCAGcagcaaaaaaaagaagaaaaaaagtatttgcTTCAATTCAGACCCCAAACTTATGATTATTAGCcgcatataatttttttaaaatctcactTAAAGATGaattattttttcattgtaatgtttttcttttttaatccaCATTTGTCAAACATCGTCACATAGCACCAGACTACAGACTACAGAATCACATACACACTTGTTGTGGTCACAGGCTTTCCCATAGAAGACGCACCTACACAGACATGGTGAAGGAACACAGTTGGTGAGGGAGGGGCACACGACAGAAACCCCTCCCCTTCAGCCGAAATGATTTTCTTTTGGCTAAGGTAAATTTTTTTGAAAACCACAGGCCACAGAGCCATGTCCCTTGCCACGCCCTCTAAGTTGGGATACACAACAATACATCCACTGCCACTTAACACACTGCAACAGAATATCCAGTCCTGTCGACTCCACATTGCTGAGTCACAGGTTCCTTTTAAATCCCAATGAGGCGAAGCAAGCTTTGCTGACAAGAGCTGGGTAGCAGGTCTGGGAAACAGAGTTCTTGGCTTGTTTACATCTGGCACTGTAAAGACAGCCCCCGCCTTGACTGACCCTCCATATTTAATAGCTTTACATGGTCAGTGCTTGGAGGTGAAGCCTTGAAGTGGAATGGTCCACAAAGATACACTCTTATGTTAACAACACTGAAAGGACCTAAAGTGACAAAAGCAGAGCAATTCTGAAAGTGAAGCACTGCAGAGTGGGACTGCTTTTGCAGGGCTCACATCCCCCACGTTTGCATCGTTGACTGGCTAAGCTTTGGGAGGAAAGAACGCAATCTGGGAATCGACCGATCAGCACTGAAAAATATACAGGGGCTTTTGATCCAAGTTTTTCTTTCAAAGAAAGAAAAGCTGGAGACAGTTTAGGCTTTTTTGAATATCATTTAACTGCCCAGATGACAAAATGATACTGAGAATAAAAAGACTGATTTGACAAATAATTAAAGGTGGTCCTGAAATATCTCTCAGTCTTTCATTAACAGATGGATTTCATAGGAAGCTGGTGTTCACAATTGTATCCAGTGTGTGAAAATCATACTTCTTCCAGTGTCATACTGAGGAAATTCGATGATAAGAAGCACTCAAAGGGTTAAGTGCTGTGCACAGAGCACTGAGATAGACAAAATGAAGGATGTGACCTGAGTGTTCAAAGCTTTCGGAGTGAAATAAAGGTCAAAGAAATGAGGGAAAATGCATCGTTCACACAGTGAAAGCACACTACTGAAATTGTCAGATCATCAAGTTCACAATATTCAATACAGATCTGTATCTCATAATGTGCCCAATGTGCTCTGGCCTTTGGGCCATTCTTGCTTTTATCTGCTTTCTGCACAGTGCCTGCTGTCATCACAGATTCTTGTGCATGTCCACCCTCCCAAATATAcaggtaaacacacacacaactgtaCCAGAAACAATCCAGTTCACAGGCATGTTGCACCTTCATGAAAGTCACAAAGAATGCCTTTCAGTCCTTCTGCTATGACACTGATGACTTTGTACTTGTCTAAATGGGTTCTCCATAGCTGCTGAGACATTTTGTAACAACAGAGACATAATCATCCTCATGCTTGCTTTTCCTCAGACTACTGGGAACTTACAACTTTACCCACATACTTAGAGAAAAGCAATATTCACGATTTCAGTGCATCTTAAAAGTTCTGTCTTGGAGAAAACCTGCCATAGATGTCAGCTATAAGAACTATGACACGCGCTCCGTAGCAAAGTCCAGAAGTGACAGAACCAAAAGGGGAGCAGGTTGAATCATGGGTATAACAGGCAAAACAGCTCAAGAAAGATGGCAACAGAAGAAAGCCAAACAGCACATTTGCATCTACTGTCAGGATCAGGTGCCAAGCGAACTGAACCATTAGCAAGGCAGGATTGAAAATGATACTGACTCATACACCTGGTAAGGAACTATCTCactgagcttttcagaacacTAGGTAGGACTTCTGAAAACAATTTAAAGTATTGTCTGGTTTACTGTTGTAGATAACTGTCCAATGACCAAGCTTTTTCAGCGGTCTTATGTTCCATGTCGACAGAGTAAGCATGGGGCCAAAACTGTCCATCGTTGGTGAAACACTTCATAATTCAGCAATAGAAACATTTATAAACTTTATGGCAAATGAAACCCTTAGTTAATCAGctacaaagaaaaacaacagagTGCTGTTATTATGTCCATAAGCAGTTTTTAAATATTGGAGAGCATGATTTCATTTTACTCATTCAGAACACTGGTCCATGTGACAAAAACACGTATGTTTTTGTTAATCACCGAGAAGATAAAaaaatcagtaagcttgggTGCTGAactgattttaaccagtttaaacTGATTTAAATTATCTTCACCAAGAACCAGGGAATTAAACCATTTTGGTTAAAAATTATGTCTAAACTATGATCTATGCCAGTTAATACTGACTAATAATACTACGTCAGCCAACAACACTATCAGACTGACAACTTGCTGTATGACTAACCAAATAACTATGAGGTAAGCATTTGCCTCAGTCAGGTAGATGTAGAGACAATTCATCACCCTTCTGGAAAAAAACAATCAGAATCTTTGATATAATAGTAGAGACATTCTTCAGAACACGTTTATGATATTAATAgacaagaatgtggaacatctCCGTAATGGAAAACACTTTGGAAAATGACagctggtaaaaaaaaatcagttataaCACCATATTTTTCAGTATTAACATCTGACAAGAAATTAGACAGTAGACAGAGTAGACAGCATTTGTTCTGCtactaaaaataaaaacctaCATATCACTGTATTTATTCCCCAGAACAGAGTTACATTACAGACTCTGTTCTGAAAGCACACATTCCCTCATGGATCGAAACCCAAACTCCTTGTAGATCCCCATCTACGGCAGTATTCTAAATAGTTCCTTTGATCCATCTCCCATTAGTAAACACTCATATCCTTTATAATAGGAGTTTCGTTGCGTCAGTTGTCATGGTTTGGGCATTCATGACATCCACATTCCCATGAACACACGTGAGTGAGACTGCACTTTCTGAAGGCCACGGAGTACACAAAGATGAAAAACGAGTGTCCAGTCAGCAGTCCTTCTGTTTCAGACGTTTGTGCCCTGGGTTTATTTACAGTCCAGACCGTATGCTGAGTGGACTGGGAAAGGGTCACAAATTGCTCGGCCTCTCACACAATGGGCCGCGAAAGTACGAAAGGTTACTCTACAACCATGGTTACACAACAAGATGCTTGCACTCTGGCACGACTGATTGGAACAAAGGATGAGTGAACTATGACTAATGTGATTAATAGCAGGtcagtttttaaaaagtacCCCCCTCCCCGAATCTAATGCCACAGCATTTAAATTCCAGGACAATGGATATTTATTGGACATCTTCAAATTACATTGCCATCACTATTACCTACTGGCTTGGCTTATCAGCCTGACCGCAAGCTGAAGTTCTCCCTTACGTTAAAATAAATAGTTTAGGTCTAAAAAACAAAGCATGATAACGTGGTATTTCGTGGCTGAATGTATTCTTTAAACCAGCCAATATGAAAGCAATCCTAGGGACTCGGCTAAGCTGGAGATGACTTGGTTGTCGCATCTGAAAGACACCAAGATCTGCACTGCACAGGATGCCCCCTGCAAACATGTAGGGTAGGACTACAGACGAGCCATACTGGTGATATCATATTTTGGAGACAATTAGTGTCTACGGATATGTGAGCTATTGTATTTTAATTACTCTATTTATTTAATCTTAGTGTATTTTTTACCTGTTTCCTCTTGCTATTTTGGCTATAAAAAATAAGACCACAAGAAAAGTATATCTCATTTTGGCAAGAAGTAGATATAGTGCATAAATAAATGGGTGTTTTTAGTTATCTAGTATAATCTAATAGCTTCCCTTTCCGATGGCATCCCTTTAAAACCATAACAAATGGAAGTGTTTTGTATACTTATTTCTCCATGTTGTTattgtgttttaaatgcttttcttTTCCAGTTGCTATATTCGGAATAGTACAAAGACCTATCTTAAATGCAAGGGACAGGGTCCAGTAAATCTCTGGAGGGTCCATGAGTAATGAAGAGGATTTATGCTTGCTGTTGCCCCCTCCTCCAGCCTGAACAGTTGAggaatttttctttttctatgTTGGCAGGAGTTACTGAAGAGGGCAtccacctgttttttttttctttttgcaaaaaTGCGTCTTTTGATGGCGTTTCTTTTAGTCATGGTTTAGTTTCTTCTTTCTTTTGACAGAATACAGAGCTCCTGCCTTGGATGAAAGTGACTGGTTGCACAAAACACAGCCCAGCAACCATTGCCAAGCAACTGCCCATGACGCTAGGCCGCTAGGCATGATGGGAAACAGTACTCAGGGCTTCCATAAGAGGGTGACTGGAAGTCCCATCATCAGTGATAAGTGGAGGGAGATTGGACCGTTGGCAGGGATCAGAAGGGGTGAACCAAAGGTGAAAAATAAGAGAAGTAAAGATGAAAGAAGGGGTAAGATGGGGAGGGAGGAAATGGAAAAGGAGGCTGATGAAGTTAAAGGGTGGAAGATAGGGGTATGGATGGGAGATGTGGGAAGGCTGTCAGGCAAAAGAGAAGCAACTGAAGACAGATGATGACTCCTAATGATGGCTGGAAAGAGTGACCCCGCCCGCAGTCTGAAGTGTTTTCctgcaaaaagcaaagcagTATCAGAGCGGTCAGCCACCACATCTTTACCGTAACACACCCAATAAACACACCCAATAAACACACCCAATAAACACACCCAATAAACACAATTCATTCATGCATATTTAAACATAGTGATCAAAAATAACCATTTCATTTGTAATTGCTTCAACTGCCCTATAGTAAACAGCAAGAAAGAGGATGATTATGAGGCTATACCGCAATGTTATAGTCAAAGCAGGTCGAAGGTCCTTTCCGGTATCGTGCTGTGCTAATTTCCTCACATGGATCAATCTTCTTGACTGAAAAGTTAGGTTAGGTTAAGGTAACACATCTCCAGTCACCTGTTGATAATTCTACACATCCATAGGCTGACAGTAATATGACCTGAAGACATGTAGACACCATCTTATCATCTCATAAAGCAACTTTTGGTATATCCTTTCAGCCAGCAGACAGACTGACCACTTGCTGTGTGACTAACCAAATAACTATGAGGTAAGCATTTGCCTCAGTCAGGTAGATGTAGAGACAATTCATCACccttctggaaaaaaaacaatcagaaTCTTTGATATAATAGTAGAGACATCAGCAAAATCCCAGTCGAATCTTTCTTTTACTTCTACCCCTCCTTCTAAAATAAATCGGATGTCTAAATATTTTGCTTTTTGCCATAAAGTGCTTCGCAGACACTTTATAAAATCAATGCAGTCTCCCTGCAGTTGTCTGCTGGCTCACAAAATAACCAGTAACACTTTGCTCCAAAACTACGTCTGGGATGTGAGGGGAACCTGAGCACGCTCGTGCAGGTTCCCCGTAGCAAATGTACAGGATACACTCTGTCTCCACATGTGTCAATTTGTCTATGTCACAGGAGGCACAGGGCATCTCCGCCACCACAAACAGCAGGTTGGTGTTATTTATCCTCTTAGCATGGAAGAGCCTGCGAAGAGAACAAGGGCATGAGGCACATCTACGTTTACAGCTGCGTACCCTTTCTGGAGAGGGTGCAATTTCTGAACTCTGAGCATTCCTAGGATTTCCATAAGAGTTACTGAGGACAAACACTGCACTGGCAATTTctatgtaggcctatatatcAAGGTTACTTTGCAgaagttttttgtgttttttgcacTACAGACGTGTTCCTGTAGCTCTCCAGGCGTTGCGTATTATGGTCAGCTCTAGTACAGATTTTACAGCATGCATGGCTCACACTACCTGTCTCCTACATATGAATGCATGCCTGATGCGCTGCATGTTAATGCGTCAATTCGCCCTGACCAACCTGGAGCAGTTTACGCAGTCCTGCAGCACGTTGTAGGAGCTGCTGATGTTTGTGAAATAGTACTGCGTCTGTATCGTGATGCAGCTGCTCTCCCTGGAGTCAAAACCTTCTGCCTCCACATCATCTAAAAGAGCACAGTGAGAGGGGCACAGATGAGAAGCACAGCCAGTGCAGCTGGGGGGGTGCTTACTCCTCTGGACTGTCCACCCTGTCAAAGACACTTCTCCAACGGTCCGGCAATAGGCAGTTAATCGGTGTGACTGGAAGAGGCttgatggggttgagatcagggctctgtgtgcgccagtcaagttcttcaacaccaaactcaccatgtctttatggaccttgctttgtgcactggggcacagtcatgctggaacaaaGAAGGGcattccccaaactgttcccacaaagttgaaAGCAGAGTCCATTGTACAAAATGTCTTGAGATATGTCTGTACCAAGTACTCGTggcccaatacttttgtccatatagtgtatctgCTAATGAAATACACTTCCATTTTTACAGAAGTATacattttatgaattattttattttacttttttcacTGTTAGCATTATTCCACAAAATACATGACTTGCACTTGGTTCAACTTGATTTGATGATTCAAGTATGTCAATTgttaacatactgtacatgtttaatttaaaataccGTCCATCTATCCTCCAACCATCTATCCAGTCCAGGGTTTCAGGGAATTTGTAGCATGTTTATGGCTAGGCAAGAGGGCGGAAGTCCACGAGAACCTACCAGTGATGAACCAGCTGTTGTACGCAAGTCCATAGAGCACCTGCTGAAACAGGGACCTGAAGAGAAGGACAAGAAGCGGAAACCATTTCCAACCACGTGGTGATCCGGTAACAGCACGGCCTCTCTAATGCTGAAGGGTACAGGAATAGGCTTATCCAATCAACCAATTGTTGGTAATGTGACAATGCTTTAGCAATGTGACCCTCTACTCGCCAGTTTCCCCTATGTTTTTAGGATTGGTTATCTTATTGTTATTGAATGTGACTTTGTTTTCCCTCAGGCTCCCGTTGCTGAGCCATAACTGTGATCGCCTCCTGACTAAGCCACACATAACTCTAACAAAAGTCACACCACTCTTGTTGGAAATTCAGTGTAATGATGCTAAGTAGTGTATTACTGTTATTGGCTTAAGAGATTGAGGTGAACAgaacattttattgattaagAATCTCTAACACTGATATGTCTGAACTCACAAGAGCCATGGTCCCTGTTCTGCCCGCGATGCTTACCAGGCAGCTGCCGACGTCCACCAGGCTAGGTTTACGAAGTCCACGATAGTCGGCTGCAGACGGGAACGTGGAGAAGAACAAGCCAAGGTCAAAGGCTGCCTTTTAAGGAGCAGCAGGCAAGCCCTGTATAGGCCACAGGACATCTGAGCTCTCAAAACAGCAGAGACAGGGTCCTGGAAATACCAGCTTTGCTCTACTCACCACAAACACTCCTCTGGGCCCAGCGCCCGTGTTACTGCTGGGCAGGGTCTCACAAATCGACTGGTAGTTATAGGACTGCCTGCGGGTGTAGAAGGAGGCATTGTAGAGGGCGTGCATCAGATAGGGGTCCACCTCGCTGAAAAACATGCCGACCTGGACAAAGGAAACATACCAATgtttgaacataagaacataagaaatttaaaaacgagaggaggccattcggcccatcaagctcgtttggggggaacttaactaatagctcagagttaaaATCTTTTTTGCTCTGTTTTAAAGGAactcagggttttagcttgtgcaacactagcaggaagactattccatactctaactacacgctacGTAAataagtgctttctcaaattcattttaaaatgttctcccactaatttccacttatggccacgagttctattattttaactaatattgaaatagccatttggctgaacagcatccagacccgttagaatcttataaacctggatcatgtcccaccttagtctcctttgctcgaggttaaacagattcagctcagctaacctctcctcataagacattcctctaagaccaggaataaTTCTTGTAACCCtccgttgcaccctttccaaggcagcaaggtcctttttaaggtatggtgaccaaacctgcagaCAATTTTCTAGGTGGAGTCTTAACAAGGAATTATTTagtcgtagcatcacctcccttgacttaaactacacacacctagagatgcaacccaacatcctattggcctttgtTATTGCTTCCCCACCCTTGAGGTTCAGGGCCTTGTTCCCCTCcccgagagtgggacatggaagcatcaacatacacaccgaggtccttctcataatcagctacctttattacagtggaacaaataaaatatctgtactttatatttcggctccctgcatggattaccttacatttatctatgttaaatttcatctgccatctgccaggtatcagcccagtcgctaattaaatcaagatcccattgtagcctctgtgctgctagatcagtatctgctacaccacccaccttggtgtcgtctgcaaatttaatcagtttattgtatgtattggtgtcaatatcattaagaacataagaaattcacaaacgagaggaggctaTTCGCCccatgtaaattaggaacaatagtggtcctaaaattgaaccctgcggtaccccactatgaacacaggcccactgtgacattgtgcctctaataactacccgctgcttcctgtctgttaaccagttttcaatccaagctgctacagttcctaaaatccctgcagctttgatcTTTAGCAaaagccgtttgtgggggacaacatcaaaggctttctggaaatctaagtagatcacatcgtaggcctttttgtgatcaatttatcttgtagcttcctcaaagaactccaGTAGATtagttaagcaggatctacctctcctaaatccatgttggctatccctcagaatgttattttaatccaggtaatctaccattttcacttggattatagcttccattacttttccagttatgcaagttaaactgattgacctatagtttgctggattacttctatcctcTTGTTTGAATATGtgcgttatattagcatgcttccaatcagaaggtaccacaccagcagataatgatttctggaatagtgaagttaaaggttggctaataatatccctcatttCTTtcaaaactataggtaagatgccatcagggccctgcaatttatttattttgagcttaaaGATGGGCATGGTGGCACTTTAAGAACAGCAAGGAAATTTTTCTTTGACTAAGAGGGTCTGTCACATCTACCACTCTATCCTGTAAAATTTCATACGTACACAAATTAGacaattaagtttttttttctttttcattttttgcagttgGCAGACAGTTATTCAATTTTCAATCACTTGCTGGTAATTATTTCTATAACCCTTATATGACAAATTCAGCGAGCCCCGGGGAGCTGATTTCCCCCACACCCGTCCCATCCATGCTTACCTTGTTCCAATGATCTTTTTGGTTTGACATGATCAGGAAGCCGCCATCGTCGATCAGGTAGCACAGCAAATCCTACACACCAGATTGGCAGACACACTTCACTCTGCTGCCGGTTGGCGCCATCCCGTTTACATGCTCTTCTCGAGGCTCACTGACACTGTCTAATCCCGTATTTGCAAACTGCAGTACCTCTCATCATTATGTCACATAAATAGTTATTTTCTTGTCCCTGCAgattcatatgtgcacttgctATGTCATGTGTAATCAGTATTATTTGGCAATGGATTTAACAACAGAAAGCAAAAGGCTTACGTCGCTGTTGACTTCACAGTCCATT
Encoded here:
- the abhd14b gene encoding putative protein-lysine deacylase ABHD14B, with amino-acid sequence MSAVKLTDGCTSLEGGGEPLFYRQAEPPGPACRMTVLLLHGIRFSSQNWLSIGTLEVIAKAGFRAVAIDLPGFGNSKAATPPAAVGELAPGSFLKQVVEALQLGPVVVVSPSLSGMYSLPFLFQHGPLLGAYIPIAPICTEKFTAEQYQSVQTPTLIVYGDQDTQLGEVSLNNLKKLANHKVVVMEGAGHPCYLDKPVEWHKILLDFLHTLDSLDHSPVK